From the Trifolium pratense cultivar HEN17-A07 linkage group LG4, ARS_RC_1.1, whole genome shotgun sequence genome, the window TTAATGCTCTCTTGGCAAGTTTGTGACTCTACTCATTTACTATCAATTTTGAATTACACACACAGTTCACTCAAAATCATTTTGATGAGGGATTTTAATTCCCTGCTGCAACTTCAAGTCACGGTTATCGAAGTAAACAGTCCAATCTTATATCAACGGTCATGattgtttataattaatttactaGTTGTTTAATTTGAGACAGCTAATTTTGGATTAACAACTAAGATGTAAAATTGTTTATTACGGGATGTGTTTTTTGCAACAAGCAATTTGGGTCCGTCCCAATGAATTTTTTGAGgaaaaaactttgctactttaTATAGCTGTATATGGTGAAAGATATTTTTATATCTAGTTATACCAAAAGAGAAATACACGAATAATGTAAGGTATTCTATAGTTGCGCACAAAGATTCTAGtcataccaaaatagaaatacTATTTTGGATTCTCTACATGTAAAGTTTGCTACGTTTTGTATCGTAAGGTGTTAAAGTCCCCTAATGAGCATAACTCTCGTATAGGCAAAAGTTTGTCAAGAGAGAATGTGTGTATATTGTAACGAGAAAGCAACCTTTAATTTTACGTAAACAAATGTAGTAAATGCAAAATTTCTGACTTTCAAAAATccaaatcaaagaaatattcaTATCGTAATATACTAGCCACTGATCTAGCCATCGATCTACCATAGATTAGCGAAAAGATCTTATCATCTTTCTAATGTGTATAACCGTGATACCGAATATACACTAAATTATCAATGATTAAAATCTAAGATGCCAAGAAATCATGTCAATTTTACAACTCTTCAAGATGGTTGCTCTCTATTCTATGTTATAGTATGGAGCATCCCAAGTCCAAGTTATAGTGGTACTAGTGTGGCTAACAGCCAAAAAAGTCAAACAACCCTATTCAAAAATCACCACCAAAACAAAGTTTTCaccaacataaaaaataaagagaaagtGACCAATGACAACATGTGTGAGTAATGTATGTGCCATGTTACTTTTGAAAATGTGTCTGATCTCAATCCAGATTTTTGGATCCAATTGGCTGACCCACCACACCAAAGATGAAAAAACTCCACCAAAGCCCACATACATACATCAGCAACAACAGAGGACACATCATAATAACACCATATGAACTTTCATCTATTTTAACTTCACTCCAAATATCACAAAATTGATTCTTATACAAATTTCCTAAATCTCCTAACTACAATTGTATGTTGCAATACCATGTTACCAACTCAAACCTTTTTCTGCCTAGACAAACAAGATAAAACTATCatgaaacataaatataaattcacaaaaacatattaattaaaattaaaaacttgaaaaaaatatttagatcaGAATTTACTTACCTAATAACCGAACTCCAAATTATCAGAATTTCTATTTCGAATGACAAGATTGTTAAgacccaaaagaaaaaaaatcataaaataaataaataaaatctaagaAATGGGAAATATTTTCCTTGATCCCAATTAACCAAAAgcacaacataaaaaaaaaaaaaaaaaaacccaaataaaaaataaaaaattctaaataaactAATGGGtttgtagaaaaataaaattaaaaacccaAAATAACCTCATCTAACCTAAGGAATTTAATTCCATTATGATGgattgatgatgaagatgttgaAATTGATGAAGAATTAATCATATCAATTATCAACCTCCAAGTTTAGTCTTGTCTTTCTCCAACTTTTCAAAGAAACCAGTAAGAGCTTTCAAAGCTTTGACTTGATATTGTAAAGCAATTATATAGCCAGCAGTTTCATCAAAAAGTTTGTCCACACCAAATGACTCACCATTTGGTACTATCCTTTGTAATGCATGAATCTTTCTCTCTATCTCTTCTCTATCATCATCAccaccttcttcatcttcttctttctccTTAGCATCTTCCTTTATCAACATCATCTCTTTACTATCATTGTCTCTGCACCGTCTTCGGATTCGCTTGAAGACATGCAGAGACTTTtcagtagtagtagtactagtagtatTCATCTTTTGAGTGAGAAATGCTGGTATGGTTATGTTTCCCTCAGTTTCCATGTCTCCTTCTTCCATGGATTGatgttatataatatataatatagtatatgtatatataatggtaagagagagagagagagagagagaataataTTGAGAGTGTTACTTAATTATGAATGAATGTAGGGAGTTATAAGATATGAATGAGGGGTATGTTGAAGGATGAGGAGGTAAGAGAGGGAAGAGAGGAAGATGTTAAATTATTGTTGAGGCCTAGAAATGTCAATGCCAACGAAGCTGGTCCCACTGATTTTGGACACATAAGATATACAACAATACAAAGAAGAAACCCCCAAGTATTTTTGGATTAATTGGAGTtatgtgtgtttgtgtgtgtgtgtgtgtgatatCATATATTTATGGGCTATTACTTTCATGCTCTACAACAAGAGTATCTTCACTTTTTTCACCTTTGTTGCTttgtaaaaaatttcttatttgtaaaaatgatgataataataatcaaaatgcaattgaagcacatggTTTGAAAACTAGCTATGCTAGGTCTTTGTTTTGTTGACAACAGCTATTTTAGATGCTTTTATATGTATGCTGTCAAAAAAGATGTTACTATAGGTTAATAGTTTCACAATgcatttataaattataagtggTGGACTTCCTATTTTGAAGATTGAGtgggaaaaaaattcaaagttttCGATTAATGGTATCAGAATCTATCCAACATATATTAATTCATCTGTTATTGGGACATTCATATGATATACTAGAtgttcaattcaattcaaa encodes:
- the LOC123882255 gene encoding transcription factor PAR1, whose product is MEEGDMETEGNITIPAFLTQKMNTTSTTTTEKSLHVFKRIRRRCRDNDSKEMMLIKEDAKEKEEDEEGGDDDREEIERKIHALQRIVPNGESFGVDKLFDETAGYIIALQYQVKALKALTGFFEKLEKDKTKLGG